A stretch of the Orcinus orca chromosome 1, mOrcOrc1.1, whole genome shotgun sequence genome encodes the following:
- the MRPL20 gene encoding 39S ribosomal protein L20, mitochondrial, translating to MVFLTAQLWLRNRITDRYWRVQEVLKHARHFRGRKNRCYRLAVRAVTRAFVQCTRARRLKKRNLRTLWISRVTAASQEHGLKYPAFILNLIKCQVELNRKVLADLAIYEPKTFKSLAALAKRRRQEGFAAALGDGKEPEGIFSRVAQHL from the exons ATGGTCTTCCTCACGGCGCAGCTCTGGCTGCGGAAtcgcatcactgaccgctactgGCGGGTCCAGGAGGTGCTGAAGCACGCGCGG CACTTCCGGGGGAGGAAGAATCGGTGCTACCGGCTGGCCGTCAGGGCTGTGACGCGAGCGTTCGTGCAGTGCACCCGAGCCCGCAGGCTGAAGAAGAGGAACCTGCGGACG CTCTGGATCAGTCGAGTTACAGCTGCTTCCCAGGAACACGGCCTGAAGTACCCAGCATTCATCCTCAACTTGATTAAG TGCCAGGTGGAGCTCAACAGGAAAGTACTTGCAGATCTAGCCATCTACGAACCAAAGACTTTTAAATCTTTGGCTGCTTTGGCCAAAAGGAGGCGACAGGAAGGATTTGCTGCTGCCTTGGGGGATGGGAAGGAGCCCGAAGGCATTTTTTCCAGGGTGGCACAGCACCTCTGA